The Phragmites australis chromosome 13, lpPhrAust1.1, whole genome shotgun sequence DNA window GAACAGCCCAAACAATTATATGATGACAACGGCCACAACAGGATTTCAAGTCCATCCATGGTCATTAACAAACTTCAAGTGCATACCGCATAAGCAGTCTCCAAAAAGCGGAATGAGATAACCCCATTTATATATTAAAGATGAGATGATTCAAAATTCGTGTTTGATGGAAAGGATAGAACAAGCCTATTTTAGGATATCGGACTCACCGGCATCCTCACGTCCCGAGTAGGACGATTACGTCCGAGAAATTTTCTAGAATCCCCTCCAACACCCAAAAGATCATTCTCCTATAGGAGTATCCTATCCCCCTcatcctcaaaccaaacatctGGAAAAAATAGGATGTGATCATCCCATCTAGAGACATCCCACCAAACAAACACTACCTTAGATCTTTTCTAGAATCCCCTCCAACACCCAAAAGATCATTCTCCTATAGGAGTATCCTATCCCCTcatcctcaaaccaaacatctGGAAAAAATAGGATGTGATCATCCCATCTAGAGACATCCCACCAAACAAACACTACCTTAGATCATACAGGACAATTAGTTATTACAGAGAGTATCAGGGGTATCCTCATATCAGTATCAAATCATAACATGATTACAATGCTGCTGTCTCAATAGGCATCAGGGGGACAGATCGACACATGAGGCCCCAATAACCTGACAAATCCATCGTCTCGATCATCTCTTCTTAAAACCATACTTCTTACGCTCGTAGAAGAGATCAGTCTTGGCACTTCCAAGATTGACAATCTTGGGACAACCATCTCGGTCCTTTTCCTGCTGTGTACACTCCTTGCAGTAGTAGGCATCTGAGATGCCAACACCTCCACAGATGACACACCTTCCCTGGAAGGAGCCGTAGTTGCACTCATCACAGACCCGGACAAGCGTACATGGGCGCACATATGAGTCACAGATGACACACTTGCCATCGCATTTCTCACACAGGCGACCAATCGCAATGCCAGGCTGCTTCCGGCACATGATGAGATCAGGATGATGCTTCGCCATGCCTGTCGGATCCTAACCTGTAAAATCATAGTGGAGCAGCATAGAGATAAAAATAGTGCAATGTCATAGTCCATCAGCAAAAGGTAGAACAAGCACAAGAACAAAAATTCAGTGAATATCCCTGGTAGAAGCAAATTATAAATTCAATCAATTATCTGTAGACCTTTTGATAACATTAAGAGCTTTCGATGCATCGTCTCCTAGAGGAGCAAACTGTTTGCAAACACTACCAACTTTAGTGCAGCAATCCCATGAGAATCACAGAGCAGTTCAATTATTCATTACTAACATTGAAGCTCTTTTGGAAGTACATCTGGCGTCAACCAGGTTTGTCAATTTAAATAAGAATAGCTCACCTGGAGAAGGTGAAGAATATTGAAAACAGGTACAACTTATAACCAAATTTGACATAAATACAGCGAGTCCAGGCACAAATCCGACTGAAAATAGTGCAATCTAGCCAATGCCAGTCTTTTTTATGAGATCATAAAAACATCTGACATGGCATCTAGGTGTATGCTTCCAATCGATCCCCGGAACAAATGATCAATAAccaaactacaaatttagctaAGAGCTCGACACCATGGGAAGGAGAAGATGAGTCCGCTAGATGCCAGACGCCAGTCCAGTTTGGAGCCCAACTCAGTTTCTTATCTCAGCAGCCCATGACGACACAACCCATGATCTGTTGTTTGCTTCGACAACCAGCACAGGCCCAATCGCCACTCACCGAGAGCCTCAGCACATCTTGCTGTCGACGACACCTAGCTTGCGAATCCCTAATTCCCCAATACCCGACGACTCGACGAGGGCAGCAGGAGCACAGGGCGTTGGGCCCAGGCGGACGGCAAGCGAGCAGGGGCATGACGGCACAGGGGCCCCATTCGGCGGCTCGGCGCGCAGGGACACGACACGTAGCAGGCGAG harbors:
- the LOC133888283 gene encoding PHD finger-like domain-containing protein 5A, whose protein sequence is MAKHHPDLIMCRKQPGIAIGRLCEKCDGKCVICDSYVRPCTLVRVCDECNYGSFQGRCVICGGVGISDAYYCKECTQQEKDRDGCPKIVNLGSAKTDLFYERKKYGFKKR